The Meleagris gallopavo isolate NT-WF06-2002-E0010 breed Aviagen turkey brand Nicholas breeding stock chromosome 10, Turkey_5.1, whole genome shotgun sequence genome contains a region encoding:
- the ZBTB37 gene encoding zinc finger and BTB domain-containing protein 37 isoform X2, with translation MEKSGNIQLEIPDFSNSVLSHLNQLRMQGRLCDIVVNVQGQAFRAHKVVLAASSPYFRDHMSLNEMSTVSISVIKNPSVFEQLLSFCYTGRICLQLADIISYLTAASFLQMQHIIDKCTQILEGIHFKINVAEVEAELSQTRTKHQERPPESHRVTPNLNRSMSPRHNTLKGSRLGQVSTVLDIRELSPPAESTSPQIIEQSSDVESREPILRINRAGQWYVETGVGDRGGRNDDDVRVLGGVRIKTENLEEWLGTENQPSGEDGSSAEEVTAMVIDTTGHGSISQETYTLGSSGAKVVRPTSSEIDRFSPSGSMVAVTERYRSKSESPGRMDEPKQPSSQGEESAMIGVSGYVEYLREQEVSERWFRYNPRLTCIYCAKSFNQKGSLDRHMRLHMGITPFVCRMCGKKYTRKDQLEYHIRKHTGNKPFHCHVCGKSFPFQAILNQHFRKNHPGCVPLEGPHSISPETTVTSRGQAEEESPPQEEAVAVGETAQGSVSTTGPD, from the exons ATGGAGAAGAGTGGGAACATTCAGCTGGAGATTCCTGACTTCAGTAACTCTGTCCTGAGCCACCTGAATCAGCTGCGCATGCAGGGTCGTCTGTGTGACATCGTGGTCAACGTGCAGGGGCAAGCTTTCCGCGCTCACAAGGTGGTGCTGGCTGCCAGCTCGCCCTACTTCCGTGACCACATGTCCTTGAACGAAATGAGCACGGTTTCCATTTCTGTCATCAAGAACCCGTCTGTTtttgagcagctcctttcttttTGCTACACCGGTCGGATATGTCTGCAGCTGGCTGACATCATAAGTTACCTAACGGCTGCCAGTTTCTTGCAGATGCAGCACATCATAGACAAATGCACGCAGATTCTCGAGGgaattcatttcaaaatcaaCGTGGCGGAGGTGGAAGCAGAATTGAGCCAGACCAGGACGAAACATCAGGAGAGACCCCCGGAGTCACACCGGGTGACGCCAAATCTGAACCGTTCCATGAGCCCCCGTCACAACACCCTGAAAGGGAGCCGCCTGGGCCAGGTTAGCACAGTGCTGGACATTCGGGAGCTCAGCCCACCGGCAGAATCCACCAGCCCTCAGATAATCGAGCAGAGCTCGGACGTGGAAAGCAGGGAACCCATCCTGCGGATTAACAGAGCGGGACAGTGGTATGTTGAGACAGGAGTGGGAGACCGCGGGGGACGGAACGACGATGACGTCCGGGTGCTGGGAGGAGTGCGCATTAAAACGGAGAACCTGGAGGAGTGGCTGGGGACAGAGAATCAGCCGTCAGGAGaagatggcagcagtgctgaggaggtCACTGCTATGGTCATTGACACCACGGGCCATGGATCAATAAGCCAAGAGACTTACACATTAGGGTCCTCCGGGGCCAAAGTGGTGAGGCCGACCAGCAGTGAGATTGACAG ATTTAGCCCTTCTGGCAGCATGGTTGCAGTGACTGAGCGGTACAGATCAAAAAGCGAGTCTCCCGGGCGGATGGATGAGCCCAAGCAGCCCAGTTCCCAG GGGGAGGAATCTGCCATGATCGGAGTGAGCGGTTACGTGGAATATCTCCGGGAGCAGGAAGTGTCAGAGCGCTGGTTCCGGTACAACCCACGGCTCACCTGCATTTACTGTGCCAAATCCTTCAACCAGAAGGGCAGCCTGGACCGGCACATGCGTCTGCACATGGGCATCACACCTTTTGTCTGCCGCATGTGCGGGAAGAAGTACACCCGCAAGGATCAGCTGGAGTATCACATCCGCAAGCACACGGGCAACAAGCCTTTTCATTGCCACGTCTGCGGCAAGAGCTTCCCTTTCCAGGCCATCCTCAACCAGCACTTTCGCAAGAACCACCCGGGCTGTGTGCCTCTGGAGGGGCCTCACAGCATTTCCCCCGAGACCACGGTCACGTCCCGGGGGCAGGCGGAGGAGGAGTCCCCCCCGCAGGAGGAAGCTGTCGCTGTGGGGGAGACGGCACAGGGATCTGTGTCCACTACTGGGCCGGATTGA
- the ZBTB37 gene encoding zinc finger and BTB domain-containing protein 37 isoform X1 codes for MLPLTLQGRTPATQTAMEKSGNIQLEIPDFSNSVLSHLNQLRMQGRLCDIVVNVQGQAFRAHKVVLAASSPYFRDHMSLNEMSTVSISVIKNPSVFEQLLSFCYTGRICLQLADIISYLTAASFLQMQHIIDKCTQILEGIHFKINVAEVEAELSQTRTKHQERPPESHRVTPNLNRSMSPRHNTLKGSRLGQVSTVLDIRELSPPAESTSPQIIEQSSDVESREPILRINRAGQWYVETGVGDRGGRNDDDVRVLGGVRIKTENLEEWLGTENQPSGEDGSSAEEVTAMVIDTTGHGSISQETYTLGSSGAKVVRPTSSEIDRFSPSGSMVAVTERYRSKSESPGRMDEPKQPSSQGEESAMIGVSGYVEYLREQEVSERWFRYNPRLTCIYCAKSFNQKGSLDRHMRLHMGITPFVCRMCGKKYTRKDQLEYHIRKHTGNKPFHCHVCGKSFPFQAILNQHFRKNHPGCVPLEGPHSISPETTVTSRGQAEEESPPQEEAVAVGETAQGSVSTTGPD; via the exons ATGTTACCATTAACGTTACAG GGCCGTACACCTGCAACTCAGACAGCCATGGAGAAGAGTGGGAACATTCAGCTGGAGATTCCTGACTTCAGTAACTCTGTCCTGAGCCACCTGAATCAGCTGCGCATGCAGGGTCGTCTGTGTGACATCGTGGTCAACGTGCAGGGGCAAGCTTTCCGCGCTCACAAGGTGGTGCTGGCTGCCAGCTCGCCCTACTTCCGTGACCACATGTCCTTGAACGAAATGAGCACGGTTTCCATTTCTGTCATCAAGAACCCGTCTGTTtttgagcagctcctttcttttTGCTACACCGGTCGGATATGTCTGCAGCTGGCTGACATCATAAGTTACCTAACGGCTGCCAGTTTCTTGCAGATGCAGCACATCATAGACAAATGCACGCAGATTCTCGAGGgaattcatttcaaaatcaaCGTGGCGGAGGTGGAAGCAGAATTGAGCCAGACCAGGACGAAACATCAGGAGAGACCCCCGGAGTCACACCGGGTGACGCCAAATCTGAACCGTTCCATGAGCCCCCGTCACAACACCCTGAAAGGGAGCCGCCTGGGCCAGGTTAGCACAGTGCTGGACATTCGGGAGCTCAGCCCACCGGCAGAATCCACCAGCCCTCAGATAATCGAGCAGAGCTCGGACGTGGAAAGCAGGGAACCCATCCTGCGGATTAACAGAGCGGGACAGTGGTATGTTGAGACAGGAGTGGGAGACCGCGGGGGACGGAACGACGATGACGTCCGGGTGCTGGGAGGAGTGCGCATTAAAACGGAGAACCTGGAGGAGTGGCTGGGGACAGAGAATCAGCCGTCAGGAGaagatggcagcagtgctgaggaggtCACTGCTATGGTCATTGACACCACGGGCCATGGATCAATAAGCCAAGAGACTTACACATTAGGGTCCTCCGGGGCCAAAGTGGTGAGGCCGACCAGCAGTGAGATTGACAG ATTTAGCCCTTCTGGCAGCATGGTTGCAGTGACTGAGCGGTACAGATCAAAAAGCGAGTCTCCCGGGCGGATGGATGAGCCCAAGCAGCCCAGTTCCCAG GGGGAGGAATCTGCCATGATCGGAGTGAGCGGTTACGTGGAATATCTCCGGGAGCAGGAAGTGTCAGAGCGCTGGTTCCGGTACAACCCACGGCTCACCTGCATTTACTGTGCCAAATCCTTCAACCAGAAGGGCAGCCTGGACCGGCACATGCGTCTGCACATGGGCATCACACCTTTTGTCTGCCGCATGTGCGGGAAGAAGTACACCCGCAAGGATCAGCTGGAGTATCACATCCGCAAGCACACGGGCAACAAGCCTTTTCATTGCCACGTCTGCGGCAAGAGCTTCCCTTTCCAGGCCATCCTCAACCAGCACTTTCGCAAGAACCACCCGGGCTGTGTGCCTCTGGAGGGGCCTCACAGCATTTCCCCCGAGACCACGGTCACGTCCCGGGGGCAGGCGGAGGAGGAGTCCCCCCCGCAGGAGGAAGCTGTCGCTGTGGGGGAGACGGCACAGGGATCTGTGTCCACTACTGGGCCGGATTGA
- the SERPINC1 gene encoding antithrombin-III: MHLFMVCLFGLWGMAAPVRYAVEDICTAKPRDIPVNPICIYRNPEKKPQESEVLEPGKGRIPEFTNPRVWELSRANSRFAVVFYKHLADSKDNEENIFLSPLSISTAFAMTKLGACGDTLQQLMEVFQFDTISEKTSDQVHFFFAKLNCRLYKKANKSSELISANRLFGEKSLVFNETYQNISEIVYGAKLWPLNFKEKPELSRQIINEWVANKTERRITEVIPEKGIDELTVLVLVNTIYFKGHWKSQFPAPNTRLDLFHKANGEICKVPIMYQESRFRHAFIQEDKVQVLELPYKGDDITMVLVLPKAGTPLVEVEQELTSDKLQDWINSMTEVSLTVSLPRFRIEDSFSVKEKLRKMGLEDLFSPENAKLPGIVAESRTDLYVSEAFHKAFLEVNEEGSEASAATSVLISGRSFPMNRVIFEANRPFLLFIREAALNTIIFMGRISDPCS, translated from the exons ATGCATCTCTTCATGGTGTGTCTCTTCGGCCTCTGGGGCATGGCTGCCCCTGTACGCTATGCCGTGGAAGACATTTGCACTGCGAAGCCCCGCGACATCCCAGTGAATCCCATCTGCATCTACCGCAACCCTGAGAAGAAGCCCCAGGAAAGCGAGGTGCTGGAGCCGGGGAAGGGCAGGATCCCGGAGTTCACCAACCCCCGTGTCTGGGAGCTGTCCAGAGCCAACTCGCGCTTCGCCGTCGTCTTTTACAAGCACCTGGCCGACTCCAAGGACAACGAGGAGAACATCTTCCTGTCTCCTCTCAGCATTTCCACAGCCTTTGCCATGACCAAGCTCGGGGCGTGCGGTGacaccctgcagcagctcatggag GTCTTCCAGTTTGACACTATTTCAGAGAAGACATCTGACCAAGTCCACTTCTTCTTTGCCAAGCTCAACTGCCGTCTTTACAAGAAAGCCAACAAGTCATCCGAGCTAATATCAGCAAACCGTCTCTTCGGAGAGAAATCCTTGGTCTTCAATGAGACTTACCAGAACATTAGTGAAATAGTTTACGGAGCCAAACTCTGGCCGTTGAACTTCAAA GAGAAGCCAGAGCTTTCCAGGCAGATCATAAATGAGTGGGTAGCCAATAAGACGGAGAGGCGCATTACAGAAGTGATCCCAGAAAAAGGTATCGATGAGCTCACTGTCTTGGTCCTGGTCAACACCATTTATTTTAAG GGGCACTGGAAGTCGCAGTTCCCAGCTCCAAACACGAGATTGGATTTATTTCACAAAGCCAACGGTGAGATCTGCAAGGTCCCCATCATGTACCAGGAGTCCAGGTTCCGCCATGCGTTCATCCAGGAGGACAAAGTCCAGGTGCTGGAGCTGCCTTACAAAGGGGACGACATCACCATGGTGCTGGTCCTGCCCAAAGCTGGCACGCCGCTGGTGGAGGTGGAGCAAGAGCTGACATCAGACAAGCTGCAGGACTGGATCAACTCTATGACGGAGGTCTCCCTTACTGTCTCCCTGCCACGCTTCCGCATCGAGGACAGCTTCAGTGTCaaggagaagctgagaaaaatgGGGCTGGAAGATCTTTTCAGTCCAGAAAACGCCAAGCTGCCAG GTATAGTTGCAGAGAGCCGTACGGACCTGTATGTATCTGAGGCTTTCCACAAAGCCTTCCTTGAG GTGAATGAAGAAGGCAGTGAGGCGTCAGCAGCGACATCTGTTCTTATCTCTGGCCGTTCCTTCCCCATGAACAGAGTTATCTTTGAGGCCAACAGGCCCTTCTTGCTCTTCATACGGGAAGCCGCCCTCAACACCATAATATTCATGGGCAGAATATCTGACCCTTGCTCCTAA